One window of the Salvia splendens isolate huo1 chromosome 1, SspV2, whole genome shotgun sequence genome contains the following:
- the LOC121755561 gene encoding 3-isopropylmalate dehydratase small subunit 1-like: MAVISTVTPPTFNLSSSSRNPNSPSLSSPKLASSNANPSIPNSKSLKLHRNSRFVTSAATSPSAAFPAANPTNTFHGLCYVVGDNIDTDQIIPAEYLTLVPSNPDEYEKLGSYALIGLPSTYEARFVEPGATKTKYSIVIGGDNFGCGSSREHAPVALGAAGVAAVVAESYARIFFRNSVATGEIYPLESEGRLCDECTTGDVVTIELGESKLINHTTGKEYKLKPIGDAGPVIEAGGIFAYARKAGMIPSRDA, from the coding sequence ATGGCGGTTATCTCAACAGTAACACCACCCACTTTCAACCTCTCCTCTTCTTCCCGAAACCCTAATTCCCCTTCCCTCTCCTCCCCCAAGCTCGCCTCCTCCAATGCTAATCCATCAATCCCCAACTCCAAATCCCTCAAGCTCCACCGCAATTCCCGATTCGTAACCTCCGCCGCCACTTCCCCATCCGCCGCCTTCCCCGCCGCAAACCCTACCAACACATTCCACGGCCTATGCTACGTCGTCGGCGACAACATCGACACCGACCAAATCATCCCCGCCGAGTATCTCACCCTCGTCCCCTCCAACCCCGACGAGTACGAGAAGCTCGGCTCCTACGCCCTAATCGGCCTCCCCTCCACATACGAAGCCCGATTCGTCGAGCCCGGGGCCACCAAAACCAAGTACTCGATCGTGATCGGCGGCGATAACTTCGGCTGCGGCTCGTCCCGTGAGCACGCTCCCGTGGCGCTGGGGGCGGCTGGcgtggcggcggtggtggcggagTCGTATGCGAGGATTTTCTTTAGGAATTCGGTTGCTACTGGGGAGATTTATCCGCTGGAATCGGAGGGGAGATTGTGCGACGAGTGTACGACTGGGGATGTGGTGACAATTGAGCTTGGGGAGAGTAAGCTGATCAATCATACTACGGGGAAAGAGTATAAGCTGAAGCCGATTGGGGATGCTGGCCCTGTCATCGAGGCCGGTGGAATCTTTGCTTATGCTAGGAAAGCTGGGATGATCCCTTCCCGCGATGCCTGA